One part of the Desulfurobacterium pacificum genome encodes these proteins:
- the pyrH gene encoding UMP kinase yields the protein MGLKYKRILLKLSGEALQGNKNYGIDPEFLRRLAQEIKEVVNLGAQVAIVIGGGNIFRGVSGATQGMDRATADYMGMLATVINALALQDALEKEGLHTRVLTAIEMKEIAEPYIRRRAIRHLEKGRVVIFGAGTGNPFFTTDTAAALRAAEINADVLLKATKVDGIYTADPVKDKNAKKLDKVSYKEVITNGIKVMDSAAVSLCMENRIPIVVFDVRKEGNLAKVVKGEMVGSLVEGETL from the coding sequence ATGGGGCTAAAGTATAAAAGAATTCTCCTCAAACTCAGCGGTGAAGCTCTTCAAGGAAACAAAAACTACGGAATAGACCCTGAGTTTCTCCGAAGGCTCGCTCAGGAGATAAAAGAGGTAGTTAACTTAGGTGCCCAGGTCGCAATTGTTATAGGTGGAGGAAACATCTTCAGGGGAGTCTCCGGGGCAACTCAGGGAATGGATAGAGCAACGGCGGATTACATGGGAATGTTAGCAACTGTGATAAACGCTCTTGCTCTTCAGGACGCTCTTGAAAAGGAAGGCTTACACACAAGAGTTTTGACAGCAATAGAAATGAAAGAGATAGCTGAGCCTTACATTAGAAGGAGAGCTATCAGACACTTAGAAAAGGGGCGTGTTGTTATCTTCGGAGCTGGAACGGGGAATCCGTTCTTCACAACTGACACTGCCGCTGCTTTAAGAGCTGCAGAGATAAACGCAGACGTTTTATTAAAAGCTACAAAGGTTGACGGCATATACACAGCCGACCCTGTAAAAGATAAAAACGCTAAAAAGCTTGACAAAGTATCTTATAAAGAAGTAATTACAAATGGTATAAAAGTTATGGACTCAGCTGCTGTTAGTCTTTGCATGGAAAATAGAATTCCAATAGTTGTTTTTGACGTTAGAAAAGAAGGTAATCTGGCAAAAGTGGTTAAAGGAGAAATGGTTGGATCACTTGTAGAAGGGGAGACGCTATGA
- a CDS encoding methyl-accepting chemotaxis protein gives MFCSQEREEIKKLKKEIELLRSENSKLKEKCEALEEERNSLKEELTRFSKRTTELQKEIELMKKEVEEKDNDVYMYQQILDSLMEEAIFIATPDFKPGRAGNEIIYANRKALEIANKWRDVFISEFGIDPDKLIGTSIHLFHKDPERVKQLLKETKPGEHKKNADIPVGPYIMASYRHAIANKDGSVRYYMATWKDATAEREIEKQLENAQKMFLQNLRATKQSLVNNLATIVAVSIAIKELQETLKLSEKQIEATDEIEKTVKKLVEVSDRLLENYRFVLKELETAEKKTVESIDQMQYIREITREMEEVVKSLQVQTEQIDRVVEVITSITEQTNLLALNAAIEAARAGEAGRGFAVVADEVRKLAERTNKSAIEIREVVKNMREQMSRTAEITDRSVKAVEEGMNIFKENQSTYASLKNSSKEVLSVINNLSEVVTVQKNTISDIVSNIHQSNKLINSVREQANKIIKIAERTDASLHKIWETFYLVDIGDAAVILDRLAKLGEFTNKVNDVIKGKFIDGFNPDISLIADVETLTRIMSPQDKEIAALIQKYPEIEKYFSTLEDMFFDVKLLLKELFLAINNEDIEEIKNKEREITEITNKIAENLIEAIAFVLSHSEKTRERKQ, from the coding sequence ATGTTTTGTTCACAGGAGAGGGAGGAGATTAAGAAATTAAAGAAGGAAATAGAGTTACTGAGGTCTGAAAATTCAAAGTTAAAGGAGAAGTGTGAAGCTCTTGAAGAGGAGAGAAACTCTTTGAAGGAAGAGCTTACCCGTTTTTCTAAGAGAACTACTGAGTTGCAAAAAGAAATTGAATTGATGAAAAAGGAAGTTGAGGAAAAGGACAACGACGTTTACATGTATCAACAAATATTGGATTCTCTAATGGAAGAAGCTATTTTCATAGCGACTCCTGACTTTAAGCCCGGAAGAGCGGGGAATGAAATTATATACGCTAACAGGAAAGCTTTAGAGATTGCAAATAAATGGAGAGACGTCTTTATTTCAGAGTTTGGTATAGACCCGGATAAACTTATTGGAACGAGTATTCACCTTTTCCATAAAGACCCCGAAAGGGTGAAACAGCTTCTCAAAGAGACTAAACCCGGAGAACATAAGAAAAATGCCGATATTCCAGTAGGTCCTTATATAATGGCATCCTATAGGCATGCGATAGCTAATAAAGATGGTTCTGTACGTTATTACATGGCTACCTGGAAGGATGCAACTGCTGAAAGAGAAATTGAGAAGCAGCTTGAAAATGCTCAAAAGATGTTCTTACAGAACTTAAGAGCTACGAAGCAATCTCTTGTTAACAACTTGGCTACTATAGTGGCTGTTTCTATTGCCATAAAAGAGTTGCAGGAAACTTTGAAGCTTTCTGAGAAGCAAATAGAGGCTACTGATGAAATAGAGAAAACGGTTAAAAAGCTTGTGGAAGTTTCGGATAGGCTTTTAGAAAACTATCGCTTTGTTCTAAAAGAACTTGAAACAGCAGAGAAGAAAACGGTTGAGTCTATTGACCAGATGCAGTACATAAGAGAGATTACAAGAGAAATGGAAGAAGTTGTTAAATCTCTCCAAGTTCAAACAGAACAAATTGATAGAGTAGTAGAGGTTATTACCTCTATTACGGAACAGACAAACCTACTTGCGCTCAACGCTGCCATTGAGGCTGCAAGAGCAGGTGAAGCAGGTAGAGGATTTGCCGTCGTTGCAGATGAAGTAAGAAAGCTGGCGGAGAGGACGAACAAGTCAGCTATTGAGATTAGAGAAGTGGTGAAGAACATGAGAGAACAGATGAGCAGGACTGCAGAAATTACAGATAGAAGCGTTAAGGCTGTAGAGGAAGGTATGAACATATTTAAGGAAAATCAATCCACTTACGCTTCCCTGAAGAATTCCTCCAAAGAAGTCCTCTCTGTTATAAATAATCTCTCTGAAGTTGTGACTGTTCAGAAGAACACCATAAGTGATATTGTTAGCAACATACATCAGTCAAATAAGCTAATTAACTCTGTTAGGGAACAAGCTAATAAGATAATTAAGATTGCAGAAAGAACGGATGCGAGCCTCCATAAGATATGGGAGACGTTCTACCTTGTTGATATAGGCGATGCTGCTGTGATTCTTGATAGACTTGCTAAGTTGGGTGAGTTTACGAACAAAGTTAACGACGTTATTAAAGGTAAGTTCATAGATGGATTCAATCCTGATATTTCTCTGATTGCTGATGTTGAGACTTTAACCAGAATTATGAGTCCACAGGATAAGGAAATAGCTGCTTTGATTCAGAAATATCCAGAAATTGAGAAGTACTTCTCTACTCTTGAAGATATGTTCTTTGATGTTAAGCTACTTCTGAAAGAGCTGTTCCTTGCCATTAATAATGAAGATATAGAAGAAATTAAGAATAAGGAAAGAGAGATAACAGAGATTACTAACAAGATAGCCGAAAACTTGATAGAAGCTATTGCTTTTGTTCTGTCTCACTCTGAGAAAACGAGAGAAAGGAAGCAGTAA
- the tsf gene encoding translation elongation factor Ts encodes MAEITAQMIKELREKTGAGIVDCKKALQEANGDMEKAVEILRKKGAAKAAKKADRATAEGLVVSYIHAGGKVGVLLELNCETDFVARTEDFKTLGHEIAMQIAAMSPEYVSKEDVPAEVIEKEKEILKEQALAEGKPEHIVEKIVEGRLNKFYSEKCLLEQPWIKDDSKTIADLVREYITKLGENIKVKRFCRFEVGK; translated from the coding sequence ATGGCTGAAATAACAGCTCAAATGATAAAAGAGTTAAGAGAAAAAACAGGTGCAGGAATTGTTGACTGCAAGAAGGCGCTTCAGGAAGCAAACGGCGATATGGAAAAAGCCGTTGAAATCCTAAGAAAGAAAGGTGCTGCAAAAGCTGCTAAGAAAGCCGACAGGGCAACGGCTGAAGGTTTGGTTGTTTCATACATTCACGCAGGCGGTAAAGTTGGAGTTCTTTTAGAGCTTAACTGCGAAACGGACTTCGTTGCAAGAACAGAAGACTTTAAAACTCTCGGACACGAAATAGCTATGCAGATTGCTGCTATGTCTCCAGAGTATGTGAGCAAAGAAGACGTTCCTGCTGAAGTTATTGAAAAGGAAAAAGAAATTCTCAAAGAGCAGGCACTTGCAGAAGGAAAGCCTGAACACATAGTTGAGAAAATCGTAGAAGGAAGACTGAATAAGTTCTACTCTGAAAAGTGTTTGCTTGAACAACCTTGGATTAAAGATGACAGCAAGACAATTGCTGACCTTGTTAGAGAATACATCACCAAGTTAGGTGAGAACATCAAAGTCAAGAGATTTTGCAGGTTTGAAGTCGGAAAGTAA
- the frr gene encoding ribosome recycling factor, with translation MIEELLKDAEKRMKKAVDVLKGEFAGLRTGRASTVLVEDIKVDYYGSMMTIKQVAQLSVPESNQIVIQPWDVSVIPNIEKAIRESDLGVQPQRDGNIIRVILPPLTEERRKELVKKAGKLAEQARIAIRNIRHEIMKELDKLKKEGGFSEDDIKRAKDELQKVTDKYVKAVDDLLSKKEEEILTI, from the coding sequence ATGATAGAGGAACTGCTCAAAGACGCTGAAAAGAGAATGAAGAAAGCTGTTGACGTTTTGAAAGGTGAATTTGCAGGTTTAAGAACAGGTAGAGCTTCAACGGTTTTAGTAGAAGACATCAAAGTAGATTATTACGGCTCTATGATGACAATTAAACAGGTTGCACAGCTTTCAGTTCCCGAGTCAAATCAGATAGTAATTCAGCCCTGGGACGTTTCCGTTATTCCCAACATTGAAAAAGCCATAAGGGAATCAGACCTTGGCGTTCAACCGCAGAGAGATGGAAACATTATAAGGGTAATCCTCCCTCCACTTACAGAAGAGAGAAGAAAGGAATTAGTTAAGAAAGCAGGAAAATTGGCAGAGCAGGCAAGAATAGCGATAAGAAACATCAGACACGAAATTATGAAGGAGCTTGATAAGTTGAAGAAAGAGGGGGGATTTTCTGAAGACGACATTAAAAGAGCTAAAGATGAACTCCAAAAGGTTACAGATAAATACGTAAAAGCTGTAGATGACCTCCTCTCAAAGAAAGAGGAGGAAATTCTCACTATCTAA
- a CDS encoding indolepyruvate ferredoxin oxidoreductase subunit alpha, which translates to MAHKIDAELCIGCGACASVCPTNCIHPTDDGKYEIVAEECIDCGACVEVCPTDAISAE; encoded by the coding sequence ATGGCACACAAAATTGACGCTGAACTTTGTATTGGATGCGGCGCTTGCGCTTCCGTATGCCCAACAAACTGCATCCACCCAACTGACGACGGAAAGTATGAAATCGTTGCAGAAGAATGTATTGACTGCGGTGCCTGCGTAGAGGTTTGCCCAACAGATGCAATTTCTGCAGAGTAA
- a CDS encoding chemotaxis protein CheW: protein MSNDQKEMNILGVEELIGEVHEKEIQVIAFKLGEELISVPIEKVVEITNDRDITPVPKAPSFVIGVMNLRGKIVPVINLKEHLGIPGVIPEDIYTNNRIVILDTPKGEVGVIVDEIVGSIKFLEGDILPEPIGTIGIDVKFISGVVQLEKDLLIILNIESIFNQEEQ, encoded by the coding sequence ATGAGCAATGACCAGAAAGAGATGAATATTTTGGGAGTTGAAGAATTAATAGGAGAAGTACACGAAAAGGAGATACAGGTTATTGCTTTTAAATTAGGGGAAGAGCTAATTAGTGTTCCCATAGAAAAGGTTGTTGAAATAACAAATGATAGAGATATTACGCCTGTTCCCAAAGCTCCCAGTTTCGTTATTGGTGTGATGAATTTGAGAGGAAAAATTGTTCCAGTTATAAATCTTAAAGAGCATTTAGGTATTCCTGGAGTGATTCCTGAGGATATATATACGAATAACCGTATAGTTATACTTGATACGCCGAAAGGGGAGGTAGGGGTTATAGTTGATGAAATAGTTGGTTCCATTAAGTTCCTTGAAGGGGATATTCTACCTGAACCTATAGGAACAATCGGTATAGATGTTAAGTTTATCTCAGGTGTTGTTCAGTTGGAGAAAGATTTATTAATAATTCTTAACATAGAATCTATCTTTAATCAGGAGGAACAGTGA
- a CDS encoding sulfite exporter TauE/SafE family protein: MGIWNIPIFITTGLISGFLAGLFGIGGGVILVPAFWIIFSHLGIPESEAIKLSIGTSLAIITIITLFTSGTHLLKGNLNLKEIGWLLIWILGGVGIGIYLSHVLPGKLLKKFFALLLIITSIKHFKKNELTKKKNLLNENLILPLTVFSSALLSALLGIGGGVIVNSSLFSFTNRDVTKIVALSSTVSFLNALFGSIGYLLVKPETQIPYQIGYVYVPAAIFVSLGALVGSKIGLNVLYRVEGKNLKRWFALLLLVIAIRILIS; this comes from the coding sequence TTGGGAATCTGGAATATTCCTATCTTCATAACCACAGGTTTAATATCTGGATTCTTAGCAGGGCTTTTTGGTATTGGCGGTGGAGTTATATTAGTACCTGCATTTTGGATAATATTCTCTCATTTAGGAATTCCAGAAAGCGAAGCTATAAAACTTTCAATAGGAACAAGCTTAGCAATAATCACAATAATTACGCTGTTTACTTCCGGTACCCACCTCTTAAAAGGCAATTTAAACCTTAAAGAAATAGGTTGGTTACTCATATGGATATTAGGAGGAGTTGGCATAGGTATATATCTATCCCACGTTTTGCCAGGGAAACTTTTGAAAAAATTTTTCGCTTTACTTTTAATTATTACCTCCATAAAACACTTTAAAAAGAACGAACTTACAAAAAAGAAAAACTTATTAAATGAAAACTTAATCCTTCCTCTAACCGTATTTTCCTCCGCCTTACTTAGCGCTCTCTTAGGTATTGGAGGGGGAGTAATAGTAAACTCCTCTCTCTTCTCTTTTACAAACAGAGATGTAACAAAAATCGTCGCTCTTTCTTCTACTGTTTCATTTTTAAACGCCCTATTTGGTTCCATTGGTTATCTATTAGTAAAACCGGAAACTCAAATTCCTTACCAGATAGGTTACGTATACGTACCTGCAGCCATCTTTGTTTCACTGGGAGCTTTAGTCGGAAGTAAGATAGGTCTAAACGTCTTATATCGTGTAGAAGGGAAAAATTTAAAAAGATGGTTTGCCCTATTACTACTGGTAATAGCTATAAGAATTTTGATTTCATAG
- a CDS encoding methyl-accepting chemotaxis protein, translating to MSLMKFLKMEKISNQIVFLILLPLIFCIFNMAQEVRKIHHTTYLPAETMIKQIPVIEHVSSLVHDLAVERGLSSVFTAKGKDKHSKVYEKLLKQREKVNRDISSFPPFSQDYQIKNLLSSLRNSVDEDPNLTPIAVLKNYTKLIDYIISNYVEKPAYTNLSGTIFKEPITAIVSFLIYKDRMGIERALASSINAYAQKGENPPLQLLNWLSKIKGEENSMLRTLKLTLWEEELRNFEKLREDGSYAQIENIENLIFSNNFKSFAEKYKPLQVFQIYTDFLGKLKRFQDKFVNDLTAKELKIYQDAKWEMILLSLILIGLIVASAFLIILRRKLTSSLKSIHQTITELEKGNLNVKIDTKGSDEFAEIKRGINEIISTFKKIVEEIIHITGNISNGNFRNIEINKEIFVGDFEKLEKHLSQIINTLKDFVEELNTVATQLANGNVDIEIKDHKEFKGEFKEINEKLIDIVNNFKNLAEIMEKIAEDLSNGEFKVYDESLLPGKLQNIIININQASIKTKTAIDSLIKILQEGNINETIDTTGLSGELKRIAEAANEFTLSIRNVINEIDRFVENLNKGNFHVDVDESKFPEALSALKEALRSIRNTFASFKNSILAAIKRLAKGDLTVRLPEDAFEGELKEIATSFNCGINALRQSIGESVETLKQAVKLLEEKVNSLYEVMESISSQTEKTEVASQSVEKVAEGITSLAEEIKELSNLSEKNLEVITESTESLEQIKKTLNKRMKELYSIIDLILQIAEQTNLLALNAAIEAARAGEAGRGFAVVADEVRKLAQKVVSATDQIKETIENINSDVKEKIMENVSGTFQNIETSMKKLEEIVIKVSSKAMEESESVKEVENIVKEVAEVAVKNIEELKDVAENIKRISDKIKELEEQLDKFRT from the coding sequence ATGAGCTTAATGAAATTTCTAAAAATGGAAAAAATTTCCAACCAGATAGTATTCCTTATTCTGCTTCCCTTAATCTTCTGCATTTTCAACATGGCACAAGAAGTTAGAAAAATCCACCACACCACCTACCTCCCCGCCGAAACAATGATTAAACAAATCCCCGTAATAGAACACGTTTCTTCTTTAGTTCACGACCTCGCCGTTGAAAGAGGACTATCTTCAGTATTCACAGCAAAAGGAAAAGACAAACACAGCAAGGTATATGAAAAACTTCTCAAACAAAGAGAAAAAGTCAACAGAGACATAAGCTCGTTCCCCCCTTTTTCTCAAGATTATCAGATAAAAAACCTCCTCTCATCATTGAGAAACTCCGTTGATGAAGACCCAAACCTCACTCCCATAGCCGTTTTAAAGAACTACACAAAACTAATTGATTACATAATATCTAACTACGTAGAAAAACCTGCTTACACAAACCTTTCAGGAACAATCTTTAAAGAACCTATAACAGCCATCGTTTCATTCTTGATATACAAAGACAGAATGGGAATAGAAAGAGCTTTGGCATCAAGTATCAACGCTTACGCACAAAAAGGTGAAAATCCCCCCCTTCAACTCCTCAACTGGCTATCAAAGATAAAAGGTGAAGAAAACTCTATGCTACGCACTCTTAAACTAACTCTTTGGGAAGAGGAACTCAGAAACTTTGAAAAACTAAGAGAAGATGGAAGTTACGCCCAGATAGAAAACATAGAAAACCTCATCTTCTCCAACAACTTTAAATCTTTTGCCGAAAAATATAAGCCCCTCCAGGTATTTCAGATATACACAGACTTTTTAGGAAAGCTAAAGAGATTTCAGGATAAGTTCGTAAACGACTTAACCGCAAAAGAGCTTAAAATCTATCAAGACGCAAAATGGGAAATGATTTTACTTTCACTAATACTAATCGGTCTCATCGTTGCTTCCGCATTTCTAATAATTCTAAGAAGGAAACTTACCTCTTCGCTTAAATCCATTCACCAAACAATCACAGAATTAGAGAAAGGAAACCTCAACGTCAAAATAGACACAAAAGGCAGCGATGAATTTGCAGAAATAAAGAGAGGCATAAATGAAATAATCAGCACGTTCAAAAAGATAGTAGAAGAAATCATCCACATAACCGGCAACATATCCAACGGAAACTTCAGGAACATAGAAATCAACAAAGAAATCTTCGTTGGAGACTTTGAAAAACTTGAGAAGCACCTATCTCAAATCATCAACACCTTAAAAGACTTCGTGGAAGAACTCAACACCGTTGCCACTCAATTAGCAAACGGTAACGTAGATATAGAAATAAAAGACCACAAAGAATTCAAAGGAGAATTTAAAGAAATCAACGAAAAACTTATAGACATCGTCAACAACTTCAAAAACCTTGCAGAAATAATGGAAAAAATCGCCGAAGACCTTTCAAACGGCGAATTTAAAGTATACGACGAAAGCCTACTACCAGGCAAATTACAGAACATAATAATAAACATCAATCAGGCTTCAATAAAAACCAAAACGGCAATTGATTCTCTGATAAAGATTCTCCAAGAAGGAAACATAAACGAAACGATAGATACAACCGGACTTTCTGGAGAGCTAAAGAGAATTGCGGAAGCTGCAAACGAATTTACCCTTTCCATACGCAACGTTATAAATGAAATTGATAGATTTGTAGAAAACCTAAACAAAGGAAACTTCCACGTTGACGTTGATGAAAGTAAGTTTCCAGAAGCCTTATCAGCGCTCAAAGAAGCCCTGAGAAGCATAAGAAACACGTTCGCTTCATTCAAAAACAGCATCTTAGCTGCCATAAAGAGACTGGCAAAAGGAGACTTAACGGTTAGACTGCCAGAAGATGCGTTTGAAGGAGAACTTAAAGAGATTGCCACATCGTTTAACTGCGGTATAAACGCTTTAAGACAATCCATAGGAGAATCGGTAGAAACGCTCAAACAGGCAGTAAAACTCTTGGAAGAAAAAGTAAACAGCCTATATGAAGTTATGGAAAGTATTTCCTCTCAAACGGAGAAAACGGAAGTTGCTTCACAATCGGTAGAAAAAGTTGCAGAAGGGATAACCTCTCTTGCAGAGGAGATAAAAGAACTCTCCAACCTATCTGAAAAAAACCTTGAAGTGATAACAGAATCCACCGAATCCCTTGAACAGATTAAAAAGACTTTAAACAAGAGAATGAAGGAACTCTACTCCATAATAGATTTAATCCTTCAAATCGCAGAACAGACAAACCTTTTAGCCCTCAACGCTGCCATTGAAGCTGCAAGGGCAGGTGAAGCAGGTAGAGGTTTCGCCGTCGTCGCAGATGAAGTAAGAAAGTTGGCACAGAAGGTAGTTTCTGCAACCGACCAGATAAAAGAAACTATAGAAAACATCAACTCCGACGTTAAAGAAAAGATTATGGAGAACGTTTCCGGTACGTTCCAGAACATTGAAACATCAATGAAGAAATTAGAAGAGATAGTCATAAAGGTATCTTCAAAGGCAATGGAAGAATCGGAATCTGTTAAAGAAGTTGAAAACATAGTCAAAGAAGTTGCCGAAGTTGCAGTGAAAAATATTGAAGAGCTGAAGGACGTTGCTGAAAACATAAAGAGAATTTCAGATAAAATCAAAGAACTTGAGGAGCAGTTAGATAAGTTCAGAACGTAA
- the rpsB gene encoding 30S ribosomal protein S2: MKELLEAGVHFGHQKERWNPKMKRFIFTERNGIHIIDLQQTLKYFEQAYDYIADLVANGGTVLFVCTKKQGQDIVEEEAKRCGMFYVNKRWLGGTLTNFQTIRKSIFKLKMLKKMEEEGIFERLPKKEAMKLRRKKEKLEKYIGGIENMNRIPDALFIVDIVREENAVREARRAGVPIVALVDTNADPDLVDIPIPANDDAIRAIKLLTSRIADAVLEGKMRRDAIKLAEGEEVEEVDFIPEEE, encoded by the coding sequence ATGAAAGAACTGTTAGAAGCAGGGGTTCACTTCGGTCATCAGAAGGAACGCTGGAACCCCAAAATGAAAAGATTTATCTTCACAGAGCGTAACGGCATTCACATCATTGACCTTCAGCAAACGCTCAAGTATTTTGAACAAGCTTACGACTACATCGCAGACTTAGTTGCAAACGGCGGAACAGTTCTTTTTGTCTGCACAAAGAAGCAGGGACAGGATATCGTAGAGGAAGAAGCCAAGCGCTGCGGAATGTTCTACGTTAACAAGCGCTGGCTCGGTGGAACGCTCACGAACTTCCAGACAATCAGAAAGTCCATCTTCAAGTTAAAGATGCTCAAGAAGATGGAAGAGGAAGGAATTTTTGAAAGGCTTCCTAAAAAAGAAGCAATGAAGCTCCGCAGAAAGAAGGAAAAGCTTGAAAAGTACATCGGCGGAATAGAAAATATGAACAGAATCCCGGATGCTCTCTTCATAGTTGACATAGTAAGAGAAGAAAACGCTGTAAGAGAAGCAAGAAGAGCGGGCGTTCCAATAGTTGCATTGGTTGACACCAACGCAGACCCTGACCTTGTTGATATTCCAATCCCCGCAAACGATGACGCTATAAGAGCAATCAAACTCTTAACCTCAAGAATTGCTGATGCGGTTTTAGAAGGAAAGATGAGAAGAGATGCCATCAAATTAGCTGAAGGCGAAGAAGTTGAAGAAGTAGATTTCATTCCTGAAGAAGAGTAA
- a CDS encoding chemotaxis protein CheA codes for MKVNIPEELKEILEEFLVEAEEILENLDQDLVDLENNPDDKELLNKIFRGMHTLKGGAGFLNLTPIVEIAHRIEDIFNKLRNDEMSLTPEIMDVILEGIDHLKNALQMLKESEELPDMDEIAEILQKLDVILKGESVKESSEKERKEEGNGKEEAKGEEIEFVEGISDKLKELILKYPDKDLAGILEEIILMPPDERPMEVIPEIEKLIEEGKDVKDLIKKKSSTKEEQKSEPVKEEKATSVSPSPKQKDKSTQKKQEKKTSETIRVDVERVENLMNLVGEIVLDRNRILRVTSDVEKECRTEAVEKLIEAVTSLDRTVSDLQVAVMKLRMQPIKKIFSKFPRLVRDLARKLNKKVQLIIEGEDTELDRSILDKLEDPLIHLVRNALDHGIEPPEERVMMGKPEVGTVRLFAYHEGDHIVVGIQDDGRGIDPEKVKKKALEKGLITPEQAAQMSDKEAYELIFLPGFSTADKVSDVSGRGVGMDVVASTIHALRGSIEIDSELGKGTTILLKLPLTVAIIRTLMIGVNGQVFAVPLHSVVEVVRYDDSLVKEVGSFKSFMLRDDVLPLFSLNELLELSDEDEKHFVVIVKVGERLIAVSIENLFGEEEIVIKSLGELLSDIPGIAGATIAGDGKVVLIIDLNSLLSDYKTKLIGTAGVKK; via the coding sequence ATGAAAGTGAATATTCCTGAAGAACTAAAAGAGATTCTTGAAGAGTTTTTGGTTGAAGCAGAGGAGATTTTAGAGAACTTAGACCAAGATTTGGTAGATTTAGAGAATAATCCTGACGATAAGGAACTCTTAAATAAAATATTTAGAGGGATGCATACCCTTAAAGGGGGAGCGGGCTTCTTAAATCTTACTCCTATTGTTGAGATAGCTCATAGAATAGAAGACATTTTCAATAAGCTCCGTAACGATGAGATGTCCCTAACTCCTGAAATAATGGATGTTATTTTAGAGGGTATAGACCACTTAAAGAACGCACTTCAGATGCTTAAGGAAAGTGAAGAACTACCGGATATGGATGAAATTGCGGAAATTCTTCAAAAGTTAGACGTTATTCTTAAGGGAGAATCGGTAAAAGAATCTTCTGAGAAAGAGAGAAAAGAAGAAGGGAATGGAAAAGAAGAGGCAAAGGGTGAGGAGATAGAGTTTGTTGAAGGTATCTCGGATAAACTAAAAGAGTTGATACTCAAATATCCAGATAAAGACCTTGCCGGTATTCTTGAAGAAATAATTCTTATGCCTCCAGATGAAAGACCTATGGAGGTTATTCCGGAGATAGAAAAACTTATTGAAGAAGGTAAAGATGTAAAAGATTTAATTAAGAAGAAATCATCCACGAAAGAGGAACAGAAGTCTGAACCTGTGAAAGAGGAGAAAGCTACATCGGTTAGTCCTTCTCCTAAACAGAAAGATAAGTCTACTCAGAAGAAACAGGAGAAGAAAACCTCAGAAACTATCAGAGTTGATGTTGAAAGAGTTGAAAATCTGATGAACTTAGTTGGAGAGATAGTTCTTGATAGAAATAGAATTCTAAGAGTTACTTCAGATGTTGAAAAGGAGTGTAGAACAGAAGCTGTTGAAAAGCTGATAGAAGCTGTTACGAGCCTTGATAGAACGGTTAGTGACCTTCAAGTTGCTGTTATGAAACTAAGGATGCAACCGATTAAAAAGATATTTAGTAAGTTCCCGCGACTTGTTAGAGACTTAGCAAGGAAATTAAACAAGAAAGTTCAGCTAATTATAGAAGGTGAAGACACAGAGCTTGATAGGTCTATCCTTGATAAACTTGAAGACCCTCTTATTCACCTTGTCAGGAATGCCCTTGACCACGGTATAGAGCCACCTGAAGAAAGAGTAATGATGGGTAAACCGGAAGTAGGTACAGTTCGTCTTTTTGCTTATCACGAAGGAGACCATATAGTTGTTGGTATTCAGGATGATGGTAGAGGTATAGACCCAGAAAAAGTCAAAAAGAAGGCTCTTGAAAAGGGATTAATAACTCCCGAGCAGGCTGCTCAAATGTCAGATAAAGAAGCTTATGAGCTTATTTTCCTTCCTGGATTTTCCACTGCTGATAAGGTCAGTGATGTTTCAGGTCGTGGTGTTGGAATGGACGTTGTTGCAAGCACGATTCATGCTCTTAGAGGTTCTATAGAAATAGATAGTGAGTTGGGTAAGGGAACAACTATACTTCTCAAGCTACCGCTTACTGTTGCCATAATTAGAACTTTAATGATAGGCGTTAATGGACAGGTATTTGCTGTTCCTCTACATTCTGTTGTAGAGGTTGTAAGATACGATGATTCTTTAGTTAAAGAAGTTGGTAGTTTTAAAAGCTTTATGTTGAGAGACGATGTGCTTCCTCTCTTTTCTCTCAACGAGCTGTTAGAACTTTCAGATGAGGATGAAAAACATTTTGTTGTTATTGTAAAAGTCGGAGAGCGTCTTATTGCTGTTTCTATAGAGAACCTGTTTGGAGAAGAAGAGATAGTTATTAAGTCTTTAGGAGAACTTCTTTCCGATATTCCTGGAATAGCAGGTGCTACGATAGCTGGTGATGGTAAGGTAGTTCTGATAATTGACCTTAACTCGTTGCTTTCCGATTATAAGACGAAATTGATAGGAACAGCTGGGGTGAAAAAATGA